From the Paenibacillus sp. MMS20-IR301 genome, the window AATTTAATAGGGCGGACAAATATAGAGCGAGTGTAACTGCAAGACCTGTTTTGAGTATGCGGGCGCCAAAAGCCAAATCCATTCCTCCTAAAGTTTTATGGAGCGCTGCTTCCTTGAATTACTCCGTAATAAAACTTGCTCCGGAAGCATCTGCTTTGTTTTATGGAGCGTTGCTTCCTTGAATTACTCCGTAATAAAACTTGCTTCGTAAGCATCCTCTTAGTTTTATGGAGCGTTGCTTCCTTGAATTACTCCAGCGCTGCTTCATACATTTATGTATATCCTGAGGCGTTTCGGTTAATCTCTAATATTTGCATACACATTATTACCCATGATGCATACTCAACACACATTTCAGAAGAGGTGAACCCATGAACAGCAACATTAGAAGAATAACCGTATTCGCCGCAGCTGTGATGCTCAGTCTGGCTCCGGCTGCCGCATTTGCAGAGCATCCCTCTGCGGGCAAGCCTACCGCTGCACCTGATTCCATTCATGCCGGCCAAGGCCACGGCCATCCGCACAGCCGGGAAAAGGGCTTCCGGACCGGCGGCCACTTCATTATCAGCGAATCAGCAAAGCTGCTTGAAATGGACCGTTCAGAGCTGATTAACAGCCTGAAAGCAGGCAAGACGCTGTACGGTCTGGCCCAGGAGAAGAAGGGCTGGAGTGAAGAGCAGTATATTCAGAAGCTGACTGAAGCAGCCGGCCTCAAGCTCGATGAGTCGGTCAAGGACGGGCGGCTGACCAAAGAAGATGCGGACAAGCTCAGAGCGGGCCTGCCGGTGATGATCAAGCTGAGCCTCAGCCACACAGCCCGGATTCAGCAGGGCCAGCCGTCTCAGCAGCCGTCTCAGCAGCCTTCGGCTCCGAAGAACAGATAAATACCAGAATGCGGATGCCTGGCATGCTATTTGCGGGGATCCGCATTTTTGCGTGGAATAACAGGCTTACGGCCCCTTGCATTCCGGTAAGCCTCGAAGCAGGCAGCCGACAGCATCAGCCAGGCTCCGCTGGCCGCGTACCCGCCAATAACATCACTGGGGTAATGCACCCCGAGATAAATCCGGCTCCAGCCGATTCCTCCAGTCATCAGCACTGTGAACAGAATCAGCAACAGCCGTTCCCGCCGGTTACGCATATGTCTCCAGAGCAGATAGGCGATTACACCATACAGGGAGAAGGCAGCCATGGAGTGACCGCTTGGGAAGCTGTAGCCGGCCTGCTCAATGAGCCGGTGGATGTTGGGGCGCTCCCGGTGGAACCAGAGCTTCAGCAGTGTGTTCAGCAGCTGCGAGCCTATGCCTACCCAGAGAAACAGAACGAGCTCCATCCGGTGCTTCAGGATGAAGAACAGAATCGCTATCGTCAGCAGCGATATTCCTACAGCCAGCTTGGAGGAGCCGACGAGAGACAGGCTTTTGGCTAAGGCAGTCAGACCCGGTGATTCCATTGATTGTACGATATTAATAACTGTACGGTCAAAGCCGGCGGTTTCGTCCAGCACAACCAGTACCGCAATTAGAATAAATCCCAGCAAAAACCATATAAAACGGCGAAATCCGCCGGACCAGTAATGATAATAAAGCATAACTACCCCCTTGTCTATTGCCAAGCCGCTTGAACAGATTTCCTGAGAGCGGCTGTCCCGTGTTATAATTGCCTAGAAGTTAATTCATATACAGATGGAGTGCTGCCAAAGTGGAAAGTCTAAAATTACAGGAACGTTTGTTGAACCAGTGCATCTCAACAAAGGTGCCCGTGACGATTTTTACAACTAACGGAGTCAAAATGCAGGGCCTCGTAACTTCTTATGACGCTTACACAATCACCTTGCAGGGCCAGGGTGACGGCAGGCAAAACGTGCTCTTCAAATCAGCTGTCTCCACTGTAGTACCGCTTAAGCCTGTCTCGCTTAAATAAGCAATCCGGCAGACATGCTCTTTAACCCACAATTACAATTATGCTGTCCCGAATCAAAAGGAACACCGGAGCAAGCTAATCCGGTGTTCCTTTTGTGATTCAATGGCCCGCTCAGGCATACATGCTGCCTAGTGCATGGCTGCGGTAAACACGCTGCTTACGCGCTTACTGCAGGAATGCAGCAGGCCGTACACAGACAGGCTTGGACAGCTCTGCCGTGTTCCCTGTGAAGTTCAGCAGCCCGCTGGCAGCATCCAAAGAGAAGACAACCAGATTGTTGCCGTCACGGTTAGCCACAATCAGATATGCCCCGTCCGGTGTAACTGTGAAATGACGCGGGTGGCCCCCACGGGTGGATTCATGCTGGACCACTGTCAGCTCAGCCGTCTCCGGATTTACCGCGTAGACCACAATACTGTCATGCCCGCGGTTAGAGCCGTACAGATACTTGCCGTCCTTGGAGAACGCAATTTCCGCACAGCCGTTCTTATCAGCCGGGTAATCATCAGGCAGGGTAGATATTGTATAAGCTGTCTGCAATGCTCCAGTGTCTGCATCATACTTGAACGAAGTTACGCTGCTGTCAAGCTCGTTAATGACATATGCAGATTTGCCGTCCGGATGGAACACAAAATGGCGCGGCCCTGCTCCTTCATGCAGCTTCGTATCCCCGATCACTTCAAACTTCCCGGTCTCCTCATGAATCCGGTAGCTGCGGATCAGATCCAGGCCCAGATCAGACACGAACAGGAAAGTTTCATCCGGGCTGAAAATAGCCGAATGCGGATGCGGCTTGTCCTGTCCCGGGCGGACACTGTGTCCTGTATGTACAGCAGTATCAGTCAGGGCAACCGGCAGTCCGGCTTCATCAAGCGCAAGCAGGCCAACCGTTCCTCCATGGTAGCTGCACACTACAATATGTTTATGGTCTGCATCTCTGTTAATATGGCAGGTTGTGGCCTGTGCTGTGCCTGCGGCAGACATCGTAGGAATCCGGCTCAGCTCTGTCAGCTTGCCTGTCTCCGGCTCAATTGCGAAGGTGATGACTTCCCCTTCTTTGCCGCCTGCCCCATTAGGCTTCTCTCCAATGGCATAGAGCTTCAGCCCGGAAGGGTCTACATTCACGAACGTAGGGTTCGTTATGCCTTCTGCTGTATCCAGCCGCTCAAGCGTACCTCCTGCTGCGCCGTCAAAAGCAAACACCTGAACCCCGCTCTCTTCTGCAGTCGCATAAGAGCCGGTAAATAGCAGCAGCTTCGTATTCTTATTCATCTGGGTACTCCTCCTCCAAGTTGTTATGGATGCTGTTCCGGCAACCGGATGGCATCAGCCATCTATATAATTTACAATTTTTCATGAGGTATGACAAATGCAACGGAAAAAATGACAAAAAACATTTCAAAAATAAGACTTCTCAAAGAGAAAAGAGTATGCTATAATGAAAGCGCTAACATCAATGTTAATTATGGATAAAGGGGGAACACGAATGAGCAGCCTGCTGGAAGCCAGAAATGTATATGAGGACTTCGAGGTGGAGACAGACATTCTGTTCTTTAAGGTCGGGGACCATGACCTGGTCATTTTTCACGGCAGAAACTACAATATTAAAAAAAGAATGACTGCCGAGCAACTGAACCGCTTATTGTCAAGCAACAGCTATTATCATGTGTACGGAGGCTGTTATGTCAACCTGAATAAGATCAGCTCCATCGAAGATGACTGCATCTATTTCGGGGAAATGGGCTTATACGCCAAGTCAGTGCGTGTTCCCAGACGCAAACAGGAAAGCATCCGCCATCTGCTGAGAGGACTCAGCTCCTGACGCGGATACATATCCGCCGTAACCTGCAACTTACCGTATTCAAAGTCTCTTCTCATCAGGCCGGAGCGCACATGGGGAACCATGGCTGCTCCGGCTTTTTCCTGTATCTTAATGAATTATTAAAAAGTTATTAAGCTTTTTTATACTTTCTTAAGGTTTGGAAATCTTTTTTCTGGTAAAGTTGTAGAAAGACAGGCACCACCTATATTGAAGGGAGTCATTACTTATAATGGACAAAAAAGATTTCAACGAAAATGAAGAGCTTCAAAACGGCGTTACACCGGAAGAGGGAAACGAACCTGCTGAGGCTGCACAAACTGATTCTGCACCTGAAGAAGTTATTGTTTCAGAAGAACCAGTGCAAGCTGCAGAAGTAAGCTCCAGCACACCTCCATCTCCGATTATTGAAGAAAGCGTTCCCGTAATGAATAAGGTTGGCGGCGCTACACCTCCTTCCACTCCGGCGGCACCTGCCGGCGGCAAAGGCTGGATGATCGCTTCGATCGTACTGGCTGCGGCGCTGATCGTTGTGCTGATTGTACAACCTTTCAAGAAGGATGATAGCAAAATTGCTGTGGCAACCGTTAACGGAGCGGATATCACCAAAGCACAGCTTTATGATAAATTGGTTGAAGCCGGCGGTAAATCCACACTGCAGAACCTGATCACTACTACACTAGTGGATCAGGAGGCCAAGAAAGCCAATATTACCGTAACCGATGAAGATATCAATAAAGAGATCGAAGACCTGACAGCACAGTTCGGCGGTGAGGAAGCCTTGAATTCTGCTCTGCAGCAGAGCTCCATGACCCTTGACGACCTGAAGAAGCAAATGCCTTTGCAGGTAGAAATCCGCAAGCTGGTAGAACCGCAAGTGAGTGTTACCGACGAAGAAATCTCTAAATATTTCGACGAGAACAAAGCCACCTTCAACCAGGAAGAAGAGGTCCGCGCATCCCATATCCTCG encodes:
- the hfq gene encoding RNA chaperone Hfq yields the protein MESLKLQERLLNQCISTKVPVTIFTTNGVKMQGLVTSYDAYTITLQGQGDGRQNVLFKSAVSTVVPLKPVSLK
- a CDS encoding lactonase family protein codes for the protein MNKNTKLLLFTGSYATAEESGVQVFAFDGAAGGTLERLDTAEGITNPTFVNVDPSGLKLYAIGEKPNGAGGKEGEVITFAIEPETGKLTELSRIPTMSAAGTAQATTCHINRDADHKHIVVCSYHGGTVGLLALDEAGLPVALTDTAVHTGHSVRPGQDKPHPHSAIFSPDETFLFVSDLGLDLIRSYRIHEETGKFEVIGDTKLHEGAGPRHFVFHPDGKSAYVINELDSSVTSFKYDADTGALQTAYTISTLPDDYPADKNGCAEIAFSKDGKYLYGSNRGHDSIVVYAVNPETAELTVVQHESTRGGHPRHFTVTPDGAYLIVANRDGNNLVVFSLDAASGLLNFTGNTAELSKPVCVRPAAFLQ
- a CDS encoding peptidylprolyl isomerase, whose protein sequence is MDKKDFNENEELQNGVTPEEGNEPAEAAQTDSAPEEVIVSEEPVQAAEVSSSTPPSPIIEESVPVMNKVGGATPPSTPAAPAGGKGWMIASIVLAAALIVVLIVQPFKKDDSKIAVATVNGADITKAQLYDKLVEAGGKSTLQNLITTTLVDQEAKKANITVTDEDINKEIEDLTAQFGGEEALNSALQQSSMTLDDLKKQMPLQVEIRKLVEPQVSVTDEEISKYFDENKATFNQEEEVRASHILVETKEEADAIVKQLKDGADFAALAKEKSADTGSKDNGGDLDFFKRGDMVAEFSDAAFKLKIGETSGAVKTDYGYHIIKVTDRKEAHEYTLEEKKEEIKKTLTSQKVSEKSSTWLADLTKNATITNTLTDDPEASATPAASEEPAATATEAPSK
- a CDS encoding phosphatase PAP2 family protein encodes the protein MLYYHYWSGGFRRFIWFLLGFILIAVLVVLDETAGFDRTVINIVQSMESPGLTALAKSLSLVGSSKLAVGISLLTIAILFFILKHRMELVLFLWVGIGSQLLNTLLKLWFHRERPNIHRLIEQAGYSFPSGHSMAAFSLYGVIAYLLWRHMRNRRERLLLILFTVLMTGGIGWSRIYLGVHYPSDVIGGYAASGAWLMLSAACFEAYRNARGRKPVIPRKNADPRK
- a CDS encoding LytTR family transcriptional regulator DNA-binding domain-containing protein; the protein is MSSLLEARNVYEDFEVETDILFFKVGDHDLVIFHGRNYNIKKRMTAEQLNRLLSSNSYYHVYGGCYVNLNKISSIEDDCIYFGEMGLYAKSVRVPRRKQESIRHLLRGLSS